From one Perca flavescens isolate YP-PL-M2 chromosome 19, PFLA_1.0, whole genome shotgun sequence genomic stretch:
- the LOC114546188 gene encoding cytosolic non-specific dipeptidase: MAHLTALFNYVDENQDLYVQRLAKWVGVQSVSAWPEKRGEIKKMMEMAAKDIEKLGGTVEMVDIGKQKLPCGEEIPLPPIILGSLGSDPGKKTVCIYGHLDVQPAKIDDGWDTEPFTLVEKDGKLYGRGSTDDKGPVLAWFNCIEAYQKIKQELPINIKFCFEGMEESGSEGLDKLVFSQKDSFLKDVDYICISDNYWLGKTKPCITYGLRGICYFFIEVHCSDKDLHSGVFGGSVYEAMTDLIALMGSLLDNKGKILVPGISDDVAPLTDEEKKLYEKIDFDLDEFRKDIGVEHLLHDTKEKVLMHRWRYPCLSLHGIEGAFSEAGEKTVIPCKVIGKFSIRLVPDMDPKVVEIKVIDHLKKKFAELKSPNKLKVYMDNGAKAWVSDFNHPHYLAGRKAMKTVFGVEPDLTREGGSIPVALTFQEATGCNVMLLPVGSSDDGAHSQNEKLNRTNYIQGIKMLAAYFHEVSQLEKK, translated from the exons ATGGCTCATCTCACAGCGCTTTTTAACTATGTGGACGAAAACCAGGATCTGTACGTGCAG CGTCTCGCAAAGTGGGTGGGAGTCCAGAGTGTGTCTGCTTGGCCAGAGAAGCGCGGGGAGATCAAGAAGATGATGGAGATGGCAGCTAAGGACATTGAGAAGCTTGGGGGAACAGTGGAGATGGTGGACATCGGCAAACAGAAG CTTCCCTGTGGCGAGGAGATCCCCCTGCCACCTATCATCCTGGGTAGTTTGGGTTCAGACCCGGGCAAGAAGACGGTGTGTATCTACGGCCATCTTGATGTCCAGCCAGCTAAGATTGATGATGGCTGGGATACAGAGCCTTTCACTCTGGTGGAAAAAGACG GTAAGCTCTATGGAAGAGGTTCTACTGATGACAAAGGTCCTGTGTTGGCCTGGTTTAACTGCATTGAGGCCTACCAAAAGATCAAGCAG GAGCTTCCCATCAACATAAAATTCTGCTTCGAAGGAATGGAGGAGTCTGGATCTGAGGGCCTGGATAAACTGGTGTTTTCTCAAAAAGACTCCTTCTTAAAAGATGTGGACTATATCTGCATCTCTGACAATTATTGGCTCGGCAAGACCAAACCCTGCATCACCTACGGTCTGAGAGGAATCTGCTACTTCTTTATTGAG GTGCATTGCAGTGACAAGGACCTACACTCAGGGGTGTTTGGTGGCTCTGTTTATGAAGCCATGACCGACCTGATTGCACTTATGG GCTCCCTCTTAGACAATAAGGGGAAGATTTTGGTTCCTGGGATAAGTGATGATGTGGCCCCTCTGacagatgaggaaaaaaagctgtATGAGAAAATAGATTTTGACTTGGATGAATTCCGCAAAGACATTGGAGTCGAGCACCTACTACATGACACCAAG gAGAAAGTCCTGATGCACCGCTGGAGGTATCCATGTCTTTCTCTACATGGTATTGAGGGAGCTTTCTCTGAAGCAGGAGAAAAGACTGTTATCCCCTGCAAGGTCATCGGCAAGTTTTCCATCCGCCTCGTCCCCGACATGGACCCCAAAGTTGTCGAGATAAAG gtTATTGATCATCTGAAGAAGAAGTTTGCTGAACTGAAAAGCCCAAACAAACTGAAGGTGTACATGGACAACGGAGCCAAGGCCTGGGTCTCTGACTTCAACCACCCGCACTACCTGGCTGGCCGAAAGGCCATGAAGACAG TCTTTGGTGTGGAGCCTGACTTGACCCGCGAGGGTGGAAGCATCCCTGTCGCCCTGACCTTCCAGGAGGCCACAGGATGTAATGTCATGCTGCTCCCTGTTGGATCCTCTGATGATGGAGCTCACTCCCAGAATGAAAAGCTCAACAG AACCAACTACATTCAAGGGATCAAGATGCTCGCTGCATACTTCCATGAGGTTTCCCAGctggaaaaaaagtga